Proteins encoded together in one Canis lupus familiaris isolate Mischka breed German Shepherd unplaced genomic scaffold, alternate assembly UU_Cfam_GSD_1.0 chrUn_S277H437, whole genome shotgun sequence window:
- the LOC119879099 gene encoding protocadherin alpha-12-like, whose amino-acid sequence MVFSWRGGPGAPRLLVSLLLLAVWEPGSGQVHYSVPEEAKHGTLVGRIAQDLGLELTELVPRQFRVASKGRRHLLEVNLQNGILFVNSRIDREELCGRSAECSIHLEVIVDRPLQVFHVEVEVKDINDNPPVFREGEQKVLISESAPLDSHFPLEGAFDADIGVNSLLTYTLGLNEYFTLKIITKNDKSILPELVLRKSLDREETPELNILLTSQDGGKPELTGSVQIKINILDVNDNAPEFGKPGYKVALFENVPNGTRVIQLNASDLDEGVNREISYGIRLILPVSEKCTFTINPETGEIRMYGKLDFEENNEYEIQVNAVDKGIPSMAGHCTVLVEILDLNDNTPEVMITSLALPVREDAQVGTVIALISVSDRDSGANGQVTCSLTPQVPFKLVSTFKNYYSLVLDSALDRESVANYALVVTARDGGSPSLSATASVSVEVADVNDNAPAFAQPEYTVFVKENNPPGCHIFTVSARDADAQENALVSYSLVERRVGERALSSYVSVHAESGKVYALQPLDHEELELLQFQVSARDAGVPPLGSNVTLQVFVLDENDNAPALLPLPLPLPLPGARGGGGALSEPVSRAVGAGHVVAKVRAVDADSGYNAWLSYELQPAAGGARSPFRVALYTGEISTTRALDEADAPRQRLLVLVKDHGEPALTATATVLLSLVESGQAPRPSSRVLAGGAGAGAGAGAALVDVNVYLIVAICAVSSLLVLTLLLSTALRCSAPPSEGACGPGKPTLVCSSAVGSWSYSQQRRQRVCSGEGPPKADLMAFSPSVPPASGSGDSGEQQIFRNEVSTVILECI is encoded by the coding sequence ATGGTGTTTTCCTGGAGAGGAGGCCCAGGAGCCCCGCGACTGCTGGTCTCGCTTCTGCTCCTCGCAGTTTGGGAACCCGGGAGCGGCCAAGTCCACTACTCGGTCCCGGAGGAAGCTAAACACGGCACCCTTGTGGGCCGCATTGCGCAAGACCTCGGGCTGGAGCTGACCGAGCTGGTGCCCCGCCAATTCCGGGTGGCGTCCAAAGGCCGCCGACACCTTTTAGAGGTAAATCTGCAGAATGGCATTTTGTTTGTGAATTCTCGGATCGACCGCGAGGAGCTGTGCGGGCGGAGCGCGGAGTGCAGCATCCACCTGGAGGTGATCGTGGACAGGCCGCTGCAGGTTTTCcatgtggaggtggaggtgaaggACATTAACGACAACCCGCCGGTGTTCAGAGAAGGAGAACAAAAGGTATTGATTTCTGAATCTGCACCTCTGGATTCTCATTTTCCTCTAGAGGGCGCTTTCGATGCGGATATTGGCGTAAACTCTCTTCTGACCTATACGTTAGGtctaaatgaatattttactcttaaaataataacgaaaaatgataaaagtataTTGCCTGAACTAGTTCTACGGAAGTCATTGGATAGAGAGGAAACTCCAGAACTTAATATATTGCTGACCTCCCAGGATGGCGGTAAACCCGAGCTAACAGGATCCgttcaaattaaaataaacattctggATGTGAATGACAACGCTCCGGAGTTTGGTAAGCCTGGCTATAAAGTAGCGCTGTTTGAAAATGTCCCAAATGGCACGAGAGTGATTCAGCTAAACGCTTCTGATCTAGACGAAGGGGTGAATAGAGAAATTTCCTATGGAATCAGACTGATTTTGCCAGTGAGTGAGAAATGTACCTTTACAATAAATCCAGAAACAGGTGAAATCAGAATGTACGGGAAATTGGATTTTGAAGAGAATAATGAGTACGAAATTCAGGTTAACGCCGTTGATAAAGGGATTCCTTCCATGGCAGGTCACTGTACAGTCCTAGTGGAAATTCTGGACCTGAATGACAATACCCCTGAAGTTATGATCACTTCTCTGGCACTCCCCGTGCGAGAGGATGCTCAGGTGGGCACCGTCATCGCCTTGATCAGCGTGTCCGACCGTGACTCTGGCGCCAACGGGCAGGTGACCTGCTCACTCACACCCCAAGTCCCCTTCAAGCTGGTGTCCACCTTCAAGAATTACTATTCGCTGGTGCTGGACAGCGCCCTGGACAGAGAGAGCGTGGCGAACTACGCTCTGGTAGTGACCGCACGCGACGGAGGCTCGCCTTCGCTGTCGGCCACGGCCAGCGTGTCCGTGGAGGTGGCCGACGTGAACGACAACGCGCCGGCATTCGCGCAGCCCGAGTACACGGTGTTCGTGAAGGAGAACAACCCGCCCGGCTGCCACATCTTCACGGTGTCGGCGCGGGACGCGGACGCGCAGGAGAACGCGCTGGTGTCCTACTCGCTGGTGGAGCGGCGCGTGGGCGAGCGCGCGCTGTCGAGCTACGTGTCGGTGCACGCGGAGAGCGGCAAGGTGTACGCGCTGCAGCCGCTGGACCACGAGGAGCTGGAGCTGCTGCAGTTCCAAGTGAGCGCGCGCGACGCGGGCGTGCCTCCCCTGGGCAGCAACGTGACGCTGCAGGTGTTCGTGCTGGACGAGAACGACAACGCGCCCGCGCTGCtgccgctgcccctgcccctgcccctgcccggggcgcgcggcgggggcggcgcgctGAGCGAGCCGGTGTCGCGGGCGGTGGGCGCGGGCCACGTGGTGGCCAAGGTGCGCGCGGTGGACGCGGACTCGGGCTACAACGCGTGGCTGTCGTACGAGCTGCagccggcggcggggggcgcgcgcaGCCCGTTCCGCGTGGCGCTGTACACGGGCGAGATCAGCACGACGCGCGCCCTGGACGAGGCGGACGCGCCGCGCCAGCGCCTGCTGGTGCTGGTGAAGGACCACGGCGAGCCGGCGCTGACGGCCACGGCCACTGTGCTGCTGTCGCTGGTGGAGAGCGGCCAGGCGCCCAGGCCGTCGTCGCGGGTGttggcgggcggcgcgggcgcgggcgcgggcgcgggcgcggcgctgGTGGACGTCAACGTGTACCTGATCGTCGCCATCTGCGCGGTGTCCAGCCTGTTGGTGCTCACGCTGCTGCTGTCCACGGCGCTGCGGTGCTCGGCGCCGCCCAGCGAGGGCGCGTGCGGGCCGGGGAAGCCCACGCTGGTGTGCTCCAGCGCGGTGGGGAGCTGGTCGTACTCGCAGCAGAGGCGGCAGAGGGTGTGCTCTGGGGAGGGCCCGCCCAAGGCCGACCTCATGGCCTTCAGCCCCAGTGTTCCTCCTGCTTCAGGTTCTGGAGATAGTGGAGAACAACAGATTTTCCGGAATGAGGTGAGTACAGTAATTCTGGAATGTATTTAA
- the LOC119879100 gene encoding protocadherin alpha-11-like, producing the protein MFGFQRRGLGTRRLLLSVLLLAVWEPASSQVRYSVPEEAKHGTFVGRIAQDLGLELAELVPRLFRLASKGHGDLLEVNLQNGILFVNSRIDREELCGRTLECSIHLEVIVDRPLQVFHVEVEVKDINDNPPLFSLREQKLLIPESKQPDSYFPLEGASDADIGENALLTYRLSHNEYFSLELPTQSKQTKRLSLKLKKYLDREKTPEFNLLLTAADGGKPELTGTIQLFVHVLDINDNDPEFEQSEYKVKLTENAAKETLVIKLNATDPDEGVNGEVTYSLMSIKPNGKLLFTLDKNNGEVRVNGTLDYEENKFYEIEVQATDKGNPSMAGHCTVWIEILDANDNAPEVTITSLSLPVREDAQPSTVIALISVSDRDSGANGQVTCSLTPQVPFKLVSTFKNYYSLVLDSALDRESVANYALVVTARDGGSPSLSATASVSVEVADVNDNAPAFAQPEYTVFVKENNPPGCHIFTVSARDADAQENALVSYSLVERRVGERALSSYVSVHAESGKVYALQPLDHEELELLQFQVSARDAGVPPLGSNVTLQVFVLDENDNAPALLPLPLPLPLPLPGARGGGGALSEPVSRAVGAGHVVAKVRAVDADSGYNAWLSYELQPAAGGARSPFRVALYTGEISTTRALDEADAPRQRLLVLVKDHGEPALTATATVLLSLVESGQAPRPSSRVLAGGAGAGAGAGAGAALVDVNVYLIVAICAVSSLLVLTLLLSTALRCSAPPSEGACGPGKPTLVCSSAVGSWSYSQQRRQRVCSGEGPPKADLMAFSPSLPRGLDGEVGGERQEAGSNHPGQVSSIDSSSFEVYVKF; encoded by the coding sequence ATGTTCGGCTTTCAAAGAAGGGGATTGGGCACTCGGCGTCTGCTGCTCTCGGTTCTGCTCCTCGCAGTCTGGGAGCCCGCGAGCAGCCAGGTCCGCTACTCGGTCCCGGAGGAGGCCAAACACGGCACCTTCGTGGGCCGCATCGCCCAggacctggggctggagctggcgGAGCTGGTGCCGCGCCTTTTCCGACTGGCGTCCAAAGGCCACGGGGACCTTCTGGAGGTAAATCTGCAGAATGGCATTTTGTTTGTGAATTCTCGGATCGACCGGGAGGAGCTGTGTGGGAGGACTCTGGAGTGCAGCATCCACCTGGAGGTGATCGTAGACAGGCCGCTGCAGGTTTTCcatgtggaggtggaggtgaaggACATTAACGACAACCCGCCGCTGTTCTCTCTCAGAGAACAAAAACTGCTGATTCCTGAATCTAAGCAACCCGACTCTTATTTTCCTCTAGAGGGAGCTTCTGATGCGGATATAGGAGAAAATGCTCTATTGACCTACAGACTAAGTCACAATGagtatttttctttagaattacCAACACAAAGTAAGCAGACTAAAAGACTGTCGCTTAAATTAAAGAAGTATCTGGATCGAGAGAAAACTCCAGAATTTAATTTGCTACTGACGGCTGCAGATGGGGGAAAACCGGAGCTGACTGGCACCATTCAGCTTTTCGTCCACGTCTTGGATATTAACGACAATGATCCGGAATTTGAGCAATCAGAATACAAGGTGAAACTGACGGAAAACGCAGCTAAAGAAACTTTGGTAATAAAGCTAAATGCCACAGATCCAGATGAAGGAGTCAATGGTGAGGTAACCTACTCCTTGATGTCAATTAAGCCCAATGGAAAACTCTTATTTACACTAGATAAAAATAACGGAGAAGTGAGGGTCAATGGAACTTTAGATTATGAAGAAAACAAGTTTTATGAAATTGAAGTACAGGCCACAGATAAAGGGAATCCCTCAATGGCAGGTCATTGTACAGTCTGGATAGAAATCTTAGACGCGAATGATAACGCCCCTGAAGTCACCATAACTTCCCTGTCTCTCCCAGTACGAGAGGACGCTCAGCCCAGCACCGTCATCGCCCTAATCAGCGTATCCGACCGTGACTCTGGCGCCAACGGGCAGGTGACCTGCTCACTCACACCCCAAGTCCCCTTCAAGCTGGTGTCCACCTTCAAGAATTACTATTCGCTGGTGCTGGACAGCGCCCTGGACAGAGAGAGCGTGGCGAACTACGCTCTGGTAGTGACCGCACGCGACGGAGGCTCGCCTTCGCTGTCGGCCACGGCCAGCGTGTCCGTGGAGGTGGCCGACGTGAACGACAACGCGCCGGCATTCGCGCAGCCCGAGTACACGGTGTTCGTGAAGGAGAACAACCCGCCCGGCTGCCACATCTTCACGGTGTCGGCGCGGGACGCGGACGCGCAGGAGAACGCGCTGGTGTCCTACTCGCTGGTGGAGCGGCGCGTGGGCGAGCGCGCGCTGTCGAGCTACGTGTCGGTGCACGCGGAGAGCGGCAAGGTGTACGCGCTGCAGCCGCTGGACCACGAGGAGCTGGAGCTGCTGCAGTTCCAAGTGAGCGCGCGCGACGCGGGCGTGCCTCCCCTGGGCAGCAACGTGACGCTGCAGGTGTTCGTGCTGGACGAGAACGACAACGCGCCCGCGCTGCtgccgctgcccctgcccctgcccctgcccctgcccggggcgcgcggcgggggcggcgcgctGAGCGAGCCGGTGTCGCGGGCGGTGGGCGCGGGCCACGTGGTGGCCAAGGTGCGCGCGGTGGACGCGGACTCGGGCTACAACGCGTGGCTGTCGTACGAGCTGCagccggcggcggggggcgcgcgcaGCCCGTTCCGCGTGGCGCTGTACACGGGCGAGATCAGCACGACGCGCGCCCTGGACGAGGCGGACGCGCCGCGCCAGCGCCTGCTGGTGCTGGTGAAGGACCACGGCGAGCCGGCGCTGACGGCCACGGCCACTGTGCTGCTGTCGCTGGTGGAGAGCGGCCAGGCGCCCAGGCCGTCGTCGCGGGTGttggcgggcggcgcgggcgcgggcgcgggcgcgggcgcgggcgcggcgctgGTGGACGTCAACGTGTACCTGATCGTCGCCATCTGCGCGGTGTCCAGCCTGTTGGTGCTCACGCTGCTGCTGTCCACGGCGCTGCGGTGCTCGGCGCCGCCCAGCGAGGGCGCGTGCGGGCCGGGGAAGCCCACGCTGGTGTGCTCCAGCGCGGTGGGGAGCTGGTCGTACTCGCAGCAGAGGCGGCAGAGGGTGTGCTCTGGGGAGGGCCCGCCCAAGGCCGACCTCATGGCCTTCAGCCCCAGCCTGCCTCGGGGCCTGGATGGAGAAGTCGGAGGGGAAAGGCAGGAGGCAGGATCAAATCACCCTGGGCAGGTGAGTTCTATAGATTCCTCTTCTTTTGAAGTCTACGTTAAATTTTAA